A section of the Paenibacillus yonginensis genome encodes:
- a CDS encoding RAxF-45 family protein translates to MILSGIFYRGSLNGISLPFFNNLMYRQNCEMPLLP, encoded by the coding sequence ATGATTTTGTCCGGCATTTTTTACAGAGGTTCGTTGAACGGGATCAGTCTGCCCTTTTTCAACAATCTCATGTACCGCCAAAATTGCGAAATGCCGCTCCTACCTTGA